From the genome of Xiphophorus hellerii strain 12219 chromosome 11, Xiphophorus_hellerii-4.1, whole genome shotgun sequence, one region includes:
- the radx gene encoding RPA-related protein RADX isoform X2, which produces MESSSCCSSMAAGLPQESFLQRTLERLPSTQSLKLTAEEAAPVAVVAVQRYLSEPTEGQQLDSYSYDVTITDGVWRAKCFLHPSLNHLVHRNTLRTGTDVSVRQCSFVYNERRLGHGYICVEKVEGSAETSTLLPRINNPSSLPMLVKHGMERSAVLQSDVPLQVSRKHYLSLWNNDDPEGDMWISGSASPDPVLDVSKVTLLSSLESSFRVSWKPLPLLVKIIHKSRLRYYGKFGLKIDYPYQTYFEVADQSGTMSLVLWNELCPEYYLRMNVGAVLYLQNYTLKQSYSNRSRPQMDHHRMKHFTSIEICLNPRNPAADITVVSPKSVLPQWGLPEVSYQFTTRSELEKISNGSACDVIGLVTFVGRVERVRSKGSKAPEKYWTYRWVHSVDGTSDRPFILELFSSSQPEIFNQICPMTYLVCTQMRVCQAEGSLPYLTSSCETEIFITGYHKGQPYVSDPRVKSFIQWTKTLKDNVVLQKTAVGGHYCYPPPPRRFSQSATYTSGQVPLVAVSDLKRELESLQYREHKKLAIQGEITAIRYTNYPKKVSNEPKNYSSDTHKDPADCLMSPSSDRSKANTRKRTNQFSKAVPSLNCASTPAKRLKYKNTKEGEEQEEEESASAYEEVQHEQQECQDSAAPSWESSSWSKQREEISEHLHHGGLHQDSVSRRFTFDEKSTLLRWSNLQPTRWTPQAAADAPPHTPCPGHYQLTILGINKQIAVDAAFLPVVRSDDPRAVGLSRDPHDNSMLSCLSSGFLCPLDSTAGDGELTPWESEEIVATARGLENTHVVCVLELCQLGGDKVEILIDKVYKVMDVTLD; this is translated from the exons ATGGAGAGTAGTTCGTGTTGTTCTTCGATGGCAGCCGGTCTTCCTCAGGAATCTTTCCTCCAGAGGACGCTGGAGCGATTACCCTCCACTCAAAGCCTGAAACTCACGGCCGAGGAGGCGGCTCCTGTCGCCGTTGTTGCCGTTCAGAGGTACCTGTCCGAGCCGACCGAGGGTCAGCAGCTTGACAGCTACAGCTACGACGTGACGATCACAGACGGAGTCTGGCGAGCCAAATGCTTCCTTCACCCCAGCTTGAACCACCTGGTGCACAGAAACACCCTGAGGACCGGGACGGACGTCAGCGTCAGGCAGTGCTCCTTTGTTTACAACGAGAGGAGACTGGGGCACGGTTATATCTGCGTCGAGAAGGTCGAGGGCAGCGCAGAGACGTCCACTCTCCTGCCCCGCATTAACAACCCCAGCTCACTGCCCATGCTGGTAAAACACGGCATGGAGAGGAGCGCGGTGCTGCAGAGTGACGTTCCGCTGCAGGTGAGCCGCAAACACTACCTGTCTCTGTGGAACAACGACGACCCGGAGGGAGACATGTGGATCTCCGGGTCTGCTTCACCGGACCCAGTCCTGGACG tgtcaAAGGTCACCCTCCTCAGTTCTCTGGAGTCATCCTTCAGGGTCTCATGGAAACCTCTCCCTCTCCTGGTGAAGATTATCCACAAATCCAGGTTAAGGTATTATGGGAAATTTGGGCTGAAGATTGATTACCCCTACCAG ACTTACTTCGAAGTCGCCGACCAGAGCGGCACGATGTCGCTCGTGCTTTGGAACGAGCTCTGTCCTGAGTACTACCTCAGGATGAACGTCGGCGCTGTGTTGTACCTGCAAAACTACACCTTGAAGCAGAGCTACTCAAACAGATCCCGCCCACAAATGGACCACCATCGAATGAAACACTTCACCTCTATAG AAATCTGCCTGAACCCCCGTAACCCAGCTGCAGACATCACTGTGGTCTCACCCAAGAGCGTCCTCCCACAGTGGGGCCTGCCAGAGGTGTCCTACCAGTTCACCACCAG GTCAGAGCTGGAGAAGATTTCGAACGGTTCCGCTTGTGACGTCATCGGTTTGGTGACATTTGTTGGCCGTGTTGAAAGAGTCAGGAGTAAAGGGAGTAaag CTCCAGAAAAATACTGGACGTATCGCTGGGTTCATTCGGTGGATGGAACATCCGACCGGCCTTTTATTCTGGAACTTTTTTCCTCGTCGCAACCTGAAATCTTCAATCAAATCTGTCCAA TGACCTACCTTGTTTGCACTCAGATGAGGGTGTGTCAGGCGGAAGGGTCTTTGCCCTACCTCACAAGCAGCTGTGAAACCGAGATCTTCATCACAG GTTACCACAAGGGCCAGCCATATGTGAGCGACCCCAGAGTGAAGAGCTTCATCCAGTGGACCAAGACTCTGAAGGACAACGTTGTCCTCCAAAAAACTGCCGTCGGCGGCCATTATTGTTACCCCCCTCCCCCACGGAGATTTTCACAGTCAGCGACGTATACATCAG GCCAAGTTCCTTTGGTTGCTGTGTCTGACCTGAAGAGGGAGCTAGAAAGCCTTCAATATAGGGAGCATAAAAAATTGGCAATTCAGGGAGAGATCACGGCAATCCGCTACACAAATTACCCAAAGAAG gtttcaaATGAGCCCAAGAATTATTCATCAGACACACATAAAGATCCCGCAGACTGTCTGATGTCTCCCTCTTCTGACAGGAGCAAAGCTAACACAAGGAAAAGGACAAATCAATTCAG TAAAGCCGTACCTTCCTTAAATTGTGCCAGCACCCCCGCTAAAAG gctgaaatacaaaaacacgaaAGAAGGAGAAgagcaggaagaagaggagTCGGCCTCGGCATATGAGGAGGTTCAGCATGAGCAGCAGGAATGTCAAG ACTCCGCTGCTCCGTCCTGGGAGAGCAGCAGCTGGTCAAAGCAGCGAGAAGAAATCTCCGAGCATTTGCATCACGGCGGCCTGCATCAGGACAGCGTCTCTCGCAGGTTCACCTTCGACGAGAAGAGCACCCTGCTGCGGTGGAGCAACCTTCAGCCGACGCGCTGGACGCCGCAGGCGGCTGCCGACGCGCCGCCACACACTCCCTGCCCCGGGCATTACCAGCTGACCATACTGG GTATTAACAAGCAGATCGCAGTCGACGCCGCGTTTCTCCCCGTCGTGCGCTCCGACGACCCCCGCGCCGTTGGTCTCTCTCGGGACCCCCACGACAACTCGATGCTGTCCTGCCTCTCATCAGGCTTCCTCTGTCCCCTCGACAGCACAGCCGGAGACGGAGAATTAACTCCCTGGGAGTCAG AGGAGATCGTGGCAACCGCCCGGGGGCTGGAGAACACACACGtggtgtgtgttttggagttgTGTCAGCTGGGAGGAGATAAAGTGGAAATCCTCATCGACAAGGTGTACAAAGTGATGGATGTCACACTCGACTAG
- the radx gene encoding RPA-related protein RADX isoform X3, with product MESSSCCSSMAAGLPQESFLQRTLERLPSTQSLKLTAEEAAPVAVVAVQRYLSEPTEGQQLDSYSYDVTITDGVWRAKCFLHPSLNHLVHRNTLRTGTDVSVRQCSFVYNERRLGHGYICVEKVEGSAETSTLLPRINNPSSLPMLVKHGMERSAVLQSDVPLQVSRKHYLSLWNNDDPEGDMWISGSASPDPVLDVSKVTLLSSLESSFRVSWKPLPLLVKIIHKSRLRYYGKFGLKIDYPYQTYFEVADQSGTMSLVLWNELCPEYYLRMNVGAVLYLQNYTLKQSYSNRSRPQMDHHRMKHFTSIEICLNPRNPAADITVVSPKSVLPQWGLPEVSYQFTTRSELEKISNGSACDVIGLVTFVGRVERVRSKGSKAPEKYWTYRWVHSVDGTSDRPFILELFSSSQPEIFNQICPMTYLVCTQMRVCQAEGSLPYLTSSCETEIFITGYHKGQPYVSDPRVKSFIQWTKTLKDNVVLQKTAVGGHYCYPPPPRRFSQSATYTSGQVPLVAVSDLKRELESLQYREHKKLAIQGEITAIRYTNYPKKVSNEPKNYSSDTHKDPADCLMSPSSDRSKANTRKRTNQFSFFAPRRLKYKNTKEGEEQEEEESASAYEEVQHEQQECQDSAAPSWESSSWSKQREEISEHLHHGGLHQDSVSRRFTFDEKSTLLRWSNLQPTRWTPQAAADAPPHTPCPGHYQLTILGINKQIAVDAAFLPVVRSDDPRAVGLSRDPHDNSMLSCLSSGFLCPLDSTAGDGELTPWESEEIVATARGLENTHVVCVLELCQLGGDKVEILIDKVYKVMDVTLD from the exons ATGGAGAGTAGTTCGTGTTGTTCTTCGATGGCAGCCGGTCTTCCTCAGGAATCTTTCCTCCAGAGGACGCTGGAGCGATTACCCTCCACTCAAAGCCTGAAACTCACGGCCGAGGAGGCGGCTCCTGTCGCCGTTGTTGCCGTTCAGAGGTACCTGTCCGAGCCGACCGAGGGTCAGCAGCTTGACAGCTACAGCTACGACGTGACGATCACAGACGGAGTCTGGCGAGCCAAATGCTTCCTTCACCCCAGCTTGAACCACCTGGTGCACAGAAACACCCTGAGGACCGGGACGGACGTCAGCGTCAGGCAGTGCTCCTTTGTTTACAACGAGAGGAGACTGGGGCACGGTTATATCTGCGTCGAGAAGGTCGAGGGCAGCGCAGAGACGTCCACTCTCCTGCCCCGCATTAACAACCCCAGCTCACTGCCCATGCTGGTAAAACACGGCATGGAGAGGAGCGCGGTGCTGCAGAGTGACGTTCCGCTGCAGGTGAGCCGCAAACACTACCTGTCTCTGTGGAACAACGACGACCCGGAGGGAGACATGTGGATCTCCGGGTCTGCTTCACCGGACCCAGTCCTGGACG tgtcaAAGGTCACCCTCCTCAGTTCTCTGGAGTCATCCTTCAGGGTCTCATGGAAACCTCTCCCTCTCCTGGTGAAGATTATCCACAAATCCAGGTTAAGGTATTATGGGAAATTTGGGCTGAAGATTGATTACCCCTACCAG ACTTACTTCGAAGTCGCCGACCAGAGCGGCACGATGTCGCTCGTGCTTTGGAACGAGCTCTGTCCTGAGTACTACCTCAGGATGAACGTCGGCGCTGTGTTGTACCTGCAAAACTACACCTTGAAGCAGAGCTACTCAAACAGATCCCGCCCACAAATGGACCACCATCGAATGAAACACTTCACCTCTATAG AAATCTGCCTGAACCCCCGTAACCCAGCTGCAGACATCACTGTGGTCTCACCCAAGAGCGTCCTCCCACAGTGGGGCCTGCCAGAGGTGTCCTACCAGTTCACCACCAG GTCAGAGCTGGAGAAGATTTCGAACGGTTCCGCTTGTGACGTCATCGGTTTGGTGACATTTGTTGGCCGTGTTGAAAGAGTCAGGAGTAAAGGGAGTAaag CTCCAGAAAAATACTGGACGTATCGCTGGGTTCATTCGGTGGATGGAACATCCGACCGGCCTTTTATTCTGGAACTTTTTTCCTCGTCGCAACCTGAAATCTTCAATCAAATCTGTCCAA TGACCTACCTTGTTTGCACTCAGATGAGGGTGTGTCAGGCGGAAGGGTCTTTGCCCTACCTCACAAGCAGCTGTGAAACCGAGATCTTCATCACAG GTTACCACAAGGGCCAGCCATATGTGAGCGACCCCAGAGTGAAGAGCTTCATCCAGTGGACCAAGACTCTGAAGGACAACGTTGTCCTCCAAAAAACTGCCGTCGGCGGCCATTATTGTTACCCCCCTCCCCCACGGAGATTTTCACAGTCAGCGACGTATACATCAG GCCAAGTTCCTTTGGTTGCTGTGTCTGACCTGAAGAGGGAGCTAGAAAGCCTTCAATATAGGGAGCATAAAAAATTGGCAATTCAGGGAGAGATCACGGCAATCCGCTACACAAATTACCCAAAGAAG gtttcaaATGAGCCCAAGAATTATTCATCAGACACACATAAAGATCCCGCAGACTGTCTGATGTCTCCCTCTTCTGACAGGAGCAAAGCTAACACAAGGAAAAGGACAAATCAATTCAG CTTCTTTGCTCCCAGAAGgctgaaatacaaaaacacgaaAGAAGGAGAAgagcaggaagaagaggagTCGGCCTCGGCATATGAGGAGGTTCAGCATGAGCAGCAGGAATGTCAAG ACTCCGCTGCTCCGTCCTGGGAGAGCAGCAGCTGGTCAAAGCAGCGAGAAGAAATCTCCGAGCATTTGCATCACGGCGGCCTGCATCAGGACAGCGTCTCTCGCAGGTTCACCTTCGACGAGAAGAGCACCCTGCTGCGGTGGAGCAACCTTCAGCCGACGCGCTGGACGCCGCAGGCGGCTGCCGACGCGCCGCCACACACTCCCTGCCCCGGGCATTACCAGCTGACCATACTGG GTATTAACAAGCAGATCGCAGTCGACGCCGCGTTTCTCCCCGTCGTGCGCTCCGACGACCCCCGCGCCGTTGGTCTCTCTCGGGACCCCCACGACAACTCGATGCTGTCCTGCCTCTCATCAGGCTTCCTCTGTCCCCTCGACAGCACAGCCGGAGACGGAGAATTAACTCCCTGGGAGTCAG AGGAGATCGTGGCAACCGCCCGGGGGCTGGAGAACACACACGtggtgtgtgttttggagttgTGTCAGCTGGGAGGAGATAAAGTGGAAATCCTCATCGACAAGGTGTACAAAGTGATGGATGTCACACTCGACTAG
- the radx gene encoding RPA-related protein RADX isoform X1 codes for MESSSCCSSMAAGLPQESFLQRTLERLPSTQSLKLTAEEAAPVAVVAVQRYLSEPTEGQQLDSYSYDVTITDGVWRAKCFLHPSLNHLVHRNTLRTGTDVSVRQCSFVYNERRLGHGYICVEKVEGSAETSTLLPRINNPSSLPMLVKHGMERSAVLQSDVPLQVSRKHYLSLWNNDDPEGDMWISGSASPDPVLDVSKVTLLSSLESSFRVSWKPLPLLVKIIHKSRLRYYGKFGLKIDYPYQTYFEVADQSGTMSLVLWNELCPEYYLRMNVGAVLYLQNYTLKQSYSNRSRPQMDHHRMKHFTSIEICLNPRNPAADITVVSPKSVLPQWGLPEVSYQFTTRSELEKISNGSACDVIGLVTFVGRVERVRSKGSKAPEKYWTYRWVHSVDGTSDRPFILELFSSSQPEIFNQICPMTYLVCTQMRVCQAEGSLPYLTSSCETEIFITGYHKGQPYVSDPRVKSFIQWTKTLKDNVVLQKTAVGGHYCYPPPPRRFSQSATYTSGQVPLVAVSDLKRELESLQYREHKKLAIQGEITAIRYTNYPKKVSNEPKNYSSDTHKDPADCLMSPSSDRSKANTRKRTNQFSKAVPSLNCASTPAKRRLKYKNTKEGEEQEEEESASAYEEVQHEQQECQDSAAPSWESSSWSKQREEISEHLHHGGLHQDSVSRRFTFDEKSTLLRWSNLQPTRWTPQAAADAPPHTPCPGHYQLTILGINKQIAVDAAFLPVVRSDDPRAVGLSRDPHDNSMLSCLSSGFLCPLDSTAGDGELTPWESEEIVATARGLENTHVVCVLELCQLGGDKVEILIDKVYKVMDVTLD; via the exons ATGGAGAGTAGTTCGTGTTGTTCTTCGATGGCAGCCGGTCTTCCTCAGGAATCTTTCCTCCAGAGGACGCTGGAGCGATTACCCTCCACTCAAAGCCTGAAACTCACGGCCGAGGAGGCGGCTCCTGTCGCCGTTGTTGCCGTTCAGAGGTACCTGTCCGAGCCGACCGAGGGTCAGCAGCTTGACAGCTACAGCTACGACGTGACGATCACAGACGGAGTCTGGCGAGCCAAATGCTTCCTTCACCCCAGCTTGAACCACCTGGTGCACAGAAACACCCTGAGGACCGGGACGGACGTCAGCGTCAGGCAGTGCTCCTTTGTTTACAACGAGAGGAGACTGGGGCACGGTTATATCTGCGTCGAGAAGGTCGAGGGCAGCGCAGAGACGTCCACTCTCCTGCCCCGCATTAACAACCCCAGCTCACTGCCCATGCTGGTAAAACACGGCATGGAGAGGAGCGCGGTGCTGCAGAGTGACGTTCCGCTGCAGGTGAGCCGCAAACACTACCTGTCTCTGTGGAACAACGACGACCCGGAGGGAGACATGTGGATCTCCGGGTCTGCTTCACCGGACCCAGTCCTGGACG tgtcaAAGGTCACCCTCCTCAGTTCTCTGGAGTCATCCTTCAGGGTCTCATGGAAACCTCTCCCTCTCCTGGTGAAGATTATCCACAAATCCAGGTTAAGGTATTATGGGAAATTTGGGCTGAAGATTGATTACCCCTACCAG ACTTACTTCGAAGTCGCCGACCAGAGCGGCACGATGTCGCTCGTGCTTTGGAACGAGCTCTGTCCTGAGTACTACCTCAGGATGAACGTCGGCGCTGTGTTGTACCTGCAAAACTACACCTTGAAGCAGAGCTACTCAAACAGATCCCGCCCACAAATGGACCACCATCGAATGAAACACTTCACCTCTATAG AAATCTGCCTGAACCCCCGTAACCCAGCTGCAGACATCACTGTGGTCTCACCCAAGAGCGTCCTCCCACAGTGGGGCCTGCCAGAGGTGTCCTACCAGTTCACCACCAG GTCAGAGCTGGAGAAGATTTCGAACGGTTCCGCTTGTGACGTCATCGGTTTGGTGACATTTGTTGGCCGTGTTGAAAGAGTCAGGAGTAAAGGGAGTAaag CTCCAGAAAAATACTGGACGTATCGCTGGGTTCATTCGGTGGATGGAACATCCGACCGGCCTTTTATTCTGGAACTTTTTTCCTCGTCGCAACCTGAAATCTTCAATCAAATCTGTCCAA TGACCTACCTTGTTTGCACTCAGATGAGGGTGTGTCAGGCGGAAGGGTCTTTGCCCTACCTCACAAGCAGCTGTGAAACCGAGATCTTCATCACAG GTTACCACAAGGGCCAGCCATATGTGAGCGACCCCAGAGTGAAGAGCTTCATCCAGTGGACCAAGACTCTGAAGGACAACGTTGTCCTCCAAAAAACTGCCGTCGGCGGCCATTATTGTTACCCCCCTCCCCCACGGAGATTTTCACAGTCAGCGACGTATACATCAG GCCAAGTTCCTTTGGTTGCTGTGTCTGACCTGAAGAGGGAGCTAGAAAGCCTTCAATATAGGGAGCATAAAAAATTGGCAATTCAGGGAGAGATCACGGCAATCCGCTACACAAATTACCCAAAGAAG gtttcaaATGAGCCCAAGAATTATTCATCAGACACACATAAAGATCCCGCAGACTGTCTGATGTCTCCCTCTTCTGACAGGAGCAAAGCTAACACAAGGAAAAGGACAAATCAATTCAG TAAAGCCGTACCTTCCTTAAATTGTGCCAGCACCCCCGCTAAAAG AAGgctgaaatacaaaaacacgaaAGAAGGAGAAgagcaggaagaagaggagTCGGCCTCGGCATATGAGGAGGTTCAGCATGAGCAGCAGGAATGTCAAG ACTCCGCTGCTCCGTCCTGGGAGAGCAGCAGCTGGTCAAAGCAGCGAGAAGAAATCTCCGAGCATTTGCATCACGGCGGCCTGCATCAGGACAGCGTCTCTCGCAGGTTCACCTTCGACGAGAAGAGCACCCTGCTGCGGTGGAGCAACCTTCAGCCGACGCGCTGGACGCCGCAGGCGGCTGCCGACGCGCCGCCACACACTCCCTGCCCCGGGCATTACCAGCTGACCATACTGG GTATTAACAAGCAGATCGCAGTCGACGCCGCGTTTCTCCCCGTCGTGCGCTCCGACGACCCCCGCGCCGTTGGTCTCTCTCGGGACCCCCACGACAACTCGATGCTGTCCTGCCTCTCATCAGGCTTCCTCTGTCCCCTCGACAGCACAGCCGGAGACGGAGAATTAACTCCCTGGGAGTCAG AGGAGATCGTGGCAACCGCCCGGGGGCTGGAGAACACACACGtggtgtgtgttttggagttgTGTCAGCTGGGAGGAGATAAAGTGGAAATCCTCATCGACAAGGTGTACAAAGTGATGGATGTCACACTCGACTAG